The Anastrepha ludens isolate Willacy chromosome 2, idAnaLude1.1, whole genome shotgun sequence DNA window ctttgaaatttaaaataaataaaagaaaacgtgaaagaaacgtatttgcatacatatgtatatgggacaactaagttctattgcatctttaataaatatagtgttgcacgcatatgtatgcactgaagcaacatgacctacctcacgagcatcgccttatatttcatgcaataattagggtgtaaatattcgaatgatcgaattcctgcaaatgctaaaacaacttcttctgcatatgcatcgacgtatgtgcatgtgcgtatatgcacacttgatcccTAACTATacctatctatatatatatgcaaatataaatatgtgaattgaattcaagcaaaacaatgcttaggtattaatatacacatatgcatgtgcatacaaccgcacacgcaGGGCACTCACGTTATTCCTTTAATTCcgaatgtcgttcaaagctaaaattctatgcctagcgactacaagaacaaaaaagttttgatattcaaaataaataaaagaataattttaacaaacccaagatatactccatatttacatattttataggataaaaaagcatattcatatgttaccgtaagtatatcagtaacaaaatctgtttaaactgtttcttattacatacatatgtatgtacatatatacatacatatgtaagaaaCAATTAAGCCAAAGGTCAATGTACTggagcaaccatgacctacctcacgtatTGGTATATTGCGCAAGTGTGCCCTATTATATGTAtgtccgtacatacatatacatacattctcgactcccagcaaaactatgcttattagtatacacatatgtatatacatacaacagctaaaattataagcctggcgactgcaagaacaaaatacattcatgcgcgcagtcgcagcggtcatgatttttttagtcgcaacggcgctgaaaaatccaaactattctataacactaagttcgagctcatctGCTCATATGTATGCCCATATGACAATTTTCTCGTCAATttgaaaatagtaaatattgtaatatttcgcgttgaattatttgccaatatttggtaaatcttcaatttttgtcaaatcgagtggccgcggctccgtacatatgtatgcatcaatatatgtatgtaaatatgtgttctaaattctcgacagcgatagcaaatcgaaatattttttctgtcgcaagtgctcgcagcctcatatgtatgtatggctatggcagtttgtatgcatgtatttatgtactatatatgcgtgttttgcttttgcacgtccataggaacaatttttcatatgaagatatttattttattgagctgAACGAATATGTGTATTGATATTCTAatgaaatcctgtcgaattgtattattggtatatgtttctttaagatcctcttaccaaataaatattattatccttaagaaaatgaaatactagtttttttaattttaattttttatttttattcacagaaatttatgtatatgtatatattttacaatgCTGTAAATAATAGGTaattacatttcctgaaatgaaaaaaaaaatataattatttttattcacaagtaatttaagtattcttatatgtatatgtatatattttacaatgctataaataataggtaattacatttcctgaaatgaaaaaaaaaaaaatataaaattttgaaagcacgaattacgaaattgttctcacactataacaatttctcacacgacttcgatattgacatcgattaagtcattgcgatttacctgatttttaaaacactactctcaatccatcatgattaagaaaaaattgtagtgctttaaaaatctaggctcgggtgctagctgaaagagaagaaaaaataaaaaagaaacctgtaaaatagactaaaaaatagaaaaaacctgaaacggaaaatacctgtaaaatatataaataaaaaaacctgaaatatagaaaagaggaaaaccctgaaataaaataataggtaTCATTATATGCAAAGGATAGCTAATAGATTATTTATTACCTGGGTGAGCGGTGAATCTCTTTTCGTTGGGCCCTGGCTTACAACCTACTTACAACCtacagcttttttaatttattttgaatttttctgacTTTGGCATTATTGGCCTCATTTCGCAAGAGCCACTTTGCATTCTTGAATAAAAGGACAGTTAAGAGAAAATCTAATAGCTTCACGCGATGATCTCTACATTCGCCAGATACTATAAACCAGTCGGGAaactctttttgtgttttttcttttagagcgGACAACATTGAACACCTAAGACCTGCAATGTGggcatattttgcgaagagcttacGGTACCACACCATTTGGAGTCGACACACTTCGAAAACCCTGTCTTCAGGATTGGCAAGCCTTAAATCGCTGTCATCCGTGAAGTTTTTTGACCTTATCAGGGCTTCTGAATGCAACTTCAGCTCCCCTTTTGTTTTCGTCATGGCGTgggtgcacttttcacattGTAACTTGCACAGCACTTTCTGGTAAATACCATAGCCAGTGAAGTAACGCTGCACTTGTACCTCAGCTTCATGactttcttcagcaaaatttaaatCTTCCACATCAATCTCTTCTAAAATGAGATCTTCATTTCGCTGGTCTCCTACTTCTGCCTCAAGATGACGATCCTCGGGGCCTATATACCAATCTAAATTCATATCGTCATCATCTGTACAATTAGAACCTTTATTCTCAAATTTCTggcgtaaaattttcattgagatCAGTCGCGCAACTAtgtattgaatttcgtgagctGATGGATGGGTATTCATACCCTGACTAGCCCGTatgcgatagaaaaagttttccaaCGCATCTTGATTCATTTTcccggtgaaaataaatttgagggaGCTGTGCTCAATGAAAAGTTCCTCGCATAACTTTTGAATCGCTAAAATCGTTATGCGGAAACCTTCGATGCACTTAACGCGTGCGTTTCCCGGCAACTTTAATGACCGCAAAAAATCTAGATGTTTATTTAATCtatgaatttttttggtgtcaccACGCCTAATCGGACATTTTGAAGGATTTTTCGACTGGAATCTTTTTGCATCCAATTCATCAAAGagatcattcatttttttaacgaacatCTGTGTGGGCTTAGCGCATTTAATCACATAGTCGTCACTGCCTAATAAATTTTGGGCCAAGGCCATGTCGATACCAGAGGCTACCGAATTGCTCAGGACCTGAGTCGCGCGTGAAACGctcattttttccataaaactgggatatatatgggcctccgttagtttcggacaaattttaaaatggggattcatttgatctatatcaaacaattttttgatcacCTTGAAGCTTGTCACTCCATCTGGTGTTAAGATGTCATATTTCATTAACGTATTTCGGACGGACTTTATCAAGTGACAGTAATCGaacatgcaaaaaatttttgtgtcttCGTGCAGGAGAAAGGGGCGATTCTCAGAAATCcctaaagtgttaaaaatagcAATGTTGGTGGGCCCTTGATCGCAAACTATACCTTTCAAAtttaaccccatttttttcagttgtgcgatattttttttcaaaatggacaTCAATGTCCCCGTAGGTATACCCCCACTGGagatataatacgaaaacacgtatttccatttggagcataatcccttaaccataaaaaataaacatctattcccaattttgttctcGCGTTGACCTTCCCCATGGTCTACAAACCCATCGATAACATCTCTAGCTTTATTATAGCTCAAGTCCGACCTGATGATAATTTCATCGAATAATAGAACGCTTATGCGTTCGGTGTCGgacatatttgaaacaattttttctaaattattgcagacattggcatcgaaccccggaacaacatatttgatggggcgccaacgcgAAAGGGATGATTTATGGGGCAAAGcaaaacctagatcgtcacgcataaacgtatatgctttggaggacatataattaatgttttgggccaatgtcttttcctcctcgctataacgatttttttggccACTGACGATCATTCTTGCGAAAGTTACAGCATCACTGCTTGAAGTTTCTTCCGCAAGAACTGCACgactacacaaatatttatatttttgcagtaGCTTCTCATTCTCTGCTTCTAActcttgaattcttttttttaattttatttcattgctccgataataacgagcagcctgagcaaatcgttcgctactgcttgtgatttctaagtcctcacagatgtttttgtttttgggtgccTGCCTTGTTTCCTCTAGCATGGAATATTTTGCGAATTCTTCTAACGTAAGATCGTTTCCTACACCTACTGTACGATTTACGTACACTTTAGTAacgggcgggcaaacccaatcagagccagtACTAGGTGAGCGACTTCTAGTAACTGGCTCTAATCTTAAAGATGGAACAGCCCCATCTAAAACTTTATAACGAGTTACTTGCTCTGGACTAAAGTGACGCTTACAAACATATAGCCTGTCAGTATCGGCtggttgcacgttgcaagccaggGCCCAACTATTTCTAGCCTCTCCGCGTCGAGGAAAGGCGTATAACGCATGACCCTTTTCCACTACGCATCCTACAACGCAACAGCTTCGTTGCTTCTTCGGCATTGTACAGCTGTACGTAGGGTCATCGTCAtgccctattaaaaaaatgtattttataatataataatttataaacattcaataatttaaaaacatataataattcataaacatataataattcATCAAACTACATAtaacgcatcactacgaaacgactacacgaaatgacgtaaaaattttccgattggttgttttgattttattcaacgaggcatagcaacggatgccgtgtattgtaatattatggttattaataaaaaatgattttctatgaaattatatacatatcctaaatccctcaaaactactcgcTCGGTAATTTTATCACACTTGGTAATtcccatttatatttatttatatatacatatattatatatatatttatatatgcacatacatatatcaaatgAATTAGcataatatatgcacataaatatgtatatgtaacatcatttacattcaaaaattaatttcaatttcttaacTTACTCTACTTTCCTCCCTCAAAACTCTAATGTTACCAGTTAGCAAGCCTCACCCTCAATAAAACCTATCCACCCTAATATTGTATGAAATGTATGCAATACATATgcaggtatgtgtgtttgctattcttgtaggttcgcttcagcgaaatataaaaacacacatacctacttatgtattgcacaaaaacttacctaaacgaagggtggggatggcaccctttcttaaacattttccacCCACAACATATGGCTCAAAATGCTTAACGCACACATATGAGTTGTGGGGTGGAAGATGCACCGCCGTCGGGATTTTTAAGTTGTCCCTCCATTTTGCCACTTCCTCAGGATTTTTTGGGAACGAAAAAAGGCGTTTTTCGTCCCGCGAACAACCGCGTACGCGACACAATCTatcactcatttttttttagttttaaattttttgatgttacgcacggcgctttgaaaaaaacgctAAATTTCTACCGCACTTTAATCACTCGAATACACGCACGgcgctttgaaaaaaacgctAAATTTTTAACGCACTTTAACACTTCAAAACCGATTTTAACGCCCGAATTAAAGTTCGCCCGTTGGAATTTGCAAGTCGCCTTTGCAATTTCGCAAAACTTGAATCCCGTTACCTTTTTGCGATTGACATTTATTATTCTGGCGCAATTGTCCAAATTCCAAAGGGcgaaataaatcacaaaaaaaaaagcacctGTAATGTCAAATACATTACGCCCCTCACACAAACTTTTCTAATAATATCTTACATTGCTAATTGCTGTTAATAATACTCacttgctgctaaatttacataattcagccccttcctgttaatttttgttgaaaaatctgtcagtggtgaaattgtcttcgcgagacgagtacccctcgaaaatgaacactttccagtcattaagacttctctattcattaacgttctctgtaccacgcacacaggaagaaggcatatgcaaatacaaatatgtgaatttatatacaaatgcgcatatacatacatatacatacatatatatgctcactcaagtaggagagagccagatgtcgaacgttgccgaacgcgggggccgattgtgctctttgtcgttcgttccgcgctctcgcttgcagttcaagcaaggtaacgacgcataagcaagataacgacgcattttttggtgggtgcagccggctaaatcgaattataagacgttatcacgtcaaaaacctGAAGTACTCATAGTGAATCAAAATTTCCGGTTCAGAACTACACAGATTTATCAACCGGGAAACTGTTGGATGATTCATTGAAGAGATGCTCTTTTTGGTGGGAATTGAATGGCAGATTAGGCATGCGTTGCGTCAACTGTactatttcaaaaattcatgaatttaCTGCGAAAATGATTCGGGGAAAATGTGATCATGTGACATCACCCTGTTGACTTGTTCCTTCGGGGCCGCGTGTATTCCCAAGTTTACAGCTTAAGCCGGATTGAGGAGTTGGAGACCAACAGTACTCGAGTTAATGGCAAAATACGTTCGAACACGTCATCAAAAATTAGCCCTCGTtccggccaacatttgaaagaaattatctataaaaaataatttgaaagaatatttcttttgtttgatAGTCAAGATtaatcaataaaattgtttttttttctattcaagTTTTTATTTCCGCTGATGTATCCCAATTTTCCTTAAGCCAGCATGCAaggtatttaaaatttacacTTTTTCTATCTGTACATTGTGAACAATCAGTGTATGATTAGCGGCTGCGCCTGCGTGACTCCTACTGACATGCAAGAATTTCGTTTTATTGATGTTAATTTTAAGATCGTAATTCTCGCTGTGTAGAGCAACTTTATTTAGAATCCTTTGTTATCCTTTGAGTAATGTACAGCTTTTTCTATTTCGTTTAACGTTAAGCTGTAAACAGTGACGTAATttgaatggtaaaaaataatcgattgTTACTGAATAGATTATTGGCATGCCATCCCCTAGAACTTTCTTCTCATTTGTGTCTGTTAAGAccatattattttcattaagtaGCAGAGGTGTTTTGTCTTTAGGGTATACTCAGCAAGTTTTTTTGAGCATTTGGTGAAGTTTAAATCATCTTCCGCAGCTTGCAGCCTTTCTATATAATTACAGTAATCCTTTAGACACTCAGTATTCACAGCACGCACTTTTTCACGAATTTCCTGATCTAATTGTTACAATTAGAGATGCAATCTcttaagaaaaagtatttttttgtcttCTATCAATCGGCCTTAAGACCTTCTGAATGATACGTCAAGGAACTATGATACTTTTGCGACTATTGTAATAACAGCAGCGGTCTGAACTAGAACACAGTTATATTTTCCATAGATTTTAATTGTGTTcattctaaaattaatttcgaactattgaaaaaaggctcagcttgtttttcaaatttttccaattgtttTAGTTTGGTTTATctaattgatttttgaaatataatataaatttattagaaaaatctacATAATTTGAGAGAAAGCTACTGATTGAAATCGATTTTTGAGGCGCATACCGTGGATATCGCTGCCAGCTCCAGCAGTAGTCTCTCTTCTGGTTTTCCTTGGTGGAGCCTTCAAACGCTCTTCTTGGTTCCTATTTTGTGGTAAACTCACTACATTTGGATAGCTGCATCCAAAATACAAATACGCACTTTTTTATCGCGCTTGTAGCTCGAACGTATTTGCAGTATTGCCATGCATATTCATCACTAACTcgtattaatgaataaatatttttttatcaaattttgcaCATCATCACCTAATTCCGGTATCTACTTAAATGTACaaagaaaaattcatttaaaaacccattatcaaaaaatatgcaaatacttCAACTCGTCTATACCTTATCACCTTATTTACTACAACTGTAAGGCTTTCGCAAAATGGATGCAACTAGCGACAATTGATACTGCCAAGGATGTCAGTGGGGAATGTAAAATCTTTCATGCGGCATTATCATGAAAAATTATCCAAACTTCAACAAGAAAAACTCGGTGATGAGCATAACATACGAGCCATACCTGCAGCTTAAGCCTAATTTCACTCAAACATACCATTTGTATTgcttgctattattattattttgaatttttaaagctcgtaaattttcttttatcgcGCATTTAACCCAGCTCTGTTCGCCCAACAGAAAATACTATATTAAAGAATTACAAATTTATATCCGGACAAGGACTGCCATTTCAGCAGCATTTCGAACCACAAAAACAACGTTAAAGTTCAAATTTGAATTCAGGAGTTTTAGTTCAGATCACCTCTTTCCACATTTTCGTTTCAATGCAATTGCAGCAAGCCGTTTAATTGCGTATACGCAGTGGAGGCCGTAAAGAGAGACAAAACTGCTGATCAATTTTAGATTCATGCGAACTAGCAAGAAACAATCTTCAGTACCTCGTCAAGGTTCagcttttaaacttaaattttttaattgccaAAAACgccagtttttttatttcaatccaTTTAATCGAAAGTTTTTGGACTCGGGTACATACTCAGCAAGCAAAGTTGCTTCAAAAACcctgtataaaaataattgaactgTGATACATGTGAAAAAGAAGTCAGTATCCAATGCGAGAGGATGTCCTTGCTCAGTAATTTTTAtggatgtacatatatttgtacgcAGGAATGGATGTCTTTGCTGGTCTACCCTTGCAATAATGCGTTAATCGTGGTTGCCTTTATTACTGTAATACCATAACTACGTCAGATTGCAATTTATCTCCGATTTTAATCTCCATTCACGTTCGCGCAAATTAAgaaagttaaataatttttaaattgacatCTGTGCGTTGTTGAGTTCATAAAGACAGTTTGTATggtaattaattgaaattaagtAATACTCGGATGCAGTTGTTGCAATAATGATATTGAATTTGATGTGGCAGggagattcatttaaaaatttaaaaataaagcgaTATAACATAACTGGACAAAGTTAATATCGCCTGCAGCAGTTTATTTAGCCTTGCAGCTATTAACAAAACGAGGAATTATTTTCAAGGTATTAAAAGTGGCATACGTATACGTGCTGGAAATGTGGGTCATGGTAACGGCCACTCTCCTCATTCAAGGCAAAGAGGCATGTTGAGGTCCGATGAGCCCCTTGCAAAGGATTGATTTATACCGTCCAATTTGTCTAAAAATAGTACCACTTTATTAATTTCCTGTAGCGATATAAATTTACGGCCACCGCATATGGCCTTGTCTATGAGCCAGAATCGAAATGTTGTGAGGACCAGCTATTAAAGATTTGCCGAAAagtttacaaaagaaaaaaaccgttaatatttcttctaataatttacCATCGAagtcattttcaaaaatatataaatatattatttctattatttattattatttcgttcagaaaagttaataaattaaaaacatctATTTACTTTCtggacaaaatattaaaaaggaaaagaaatctTCTGTACAAGGTTTTAAAGCAAACTTAAACttaattgaacaaaatttatgaaatacattaaaaaatttaatgcacaaactcaaaaatatcaaattattgcagCGTAGAGTTGCATTATGCTGACGATTTGATTTAATGCAGAAGtacatttcattttataaatttgctgacatacttatttattaatttatcatCAGTGGACAGAGGCGTACCTGGAGGACGTAGCGCCCATGGCAGCGAAAAAAGAGTGCAGTCAAGAATTTTTTCGCAAAGTTCATTTCCATCAATATAACTCACGAAGAATTCACCTAACTCGTTGCACTTTTTTTGAGATCGTATTTTTTTCCTGATAAATAAGACCTTTGATATCGAGAAGGAATCCAAATTTGTCATCGATTTCATTCAACCGTACGAATCTTTCGTTCATTTCTTAAATAGTCGATCAACTGTTTCTTTCAAGACCCTTTTCATTTCTTCGGTGACACTAAAGCCCGCATCAATCGAAATCTCAccatcaacattttttattcttcttcggCGTCTTTCAGTTGCAGCGTcccattttttacataaaactaTATCTTCCTCGAGTGAACTATCAACGATGGCCTCTCtttcattttcgaaataattttgaagagcCTTTAAATCCTCGGCAGCATCGTGAAAATTCATCGTAGGATATTGCAGCCTCTTTTGAACGCAGTCAATGCGGATTAGTACTTTATTCCAAAATCCCAGCAAAATCAAGAAATCATACTTCAACATTCGGTTGCTTAGTTGCTGGGCATCACTTCTTATTTCACTTGTTTGCTTCTTGTCTTCGGTCATTTCTTCAAGAACTTCCAGAATTTGAACCAAATGGTTGTTAACTGGCTTTATTGCTTCTACGTTTGCACTCCATCTGCTTTCAGATTTGGATTTCATGATAACTGGTATGGCTTTCATAAGTTTTTCCCAAAGTTGTGTTGAacgagaaaaaaatgcatacagacTTGCGATCGTTCCAAAAAAGTGACCATTGCTACATTTTGTTTTGCTGCATGTAGACCAACTAAGTTGAGTGATTAATTGTCACAGTTTACAAACAATGCACATCTATTTATTTCTGTCAGTTTTTCATTCACGCCATTTTTGTGCCCAGCCATTACAGCAGCATTATCGTAGCACTGTGACtgagaattttgaaaattcatttcatCTTTTTTTAACTGTTCTAAAAGTATATATTACAGAGTCGAATATCCTGACTTCTTGTatctttatttaaaactgaag harbors:
- the LOC128871763 gene encoding uncharacterized protein LOC128871763, translated to MTGKCSFSRGTRLAKTISPLTDFSTKINRKGLNYVNLAARHDDDPTYSCTMPKKQRSCCVVGCVVEKGHALYAFPRRGEARNSWALACNVQPADTDRLYVCFFIYIFYRYFPFQVFSIF